A genomic window from Lactobacillus sp. ESL0677 includes:
- the plsY gene encoding glycerol-3-phosphate 1-O-acyltransferase PlsY translates to MINLKLLLVFILAYLIGSFPTGVIIGKLFFHEDIRNYGSGNIGTTNSFRVLGPLAGSFVLVVDVLKGTLATCLPRLLHLGAPKYVLLICGGLAVLGHTFSIFLKFKGGKAVATSAGVFLGYNLQFFGVCAVIFLPLVFITSYVSLSSLISITAIFIATFFFHDIFLTVIAGVMLIILFTRHRDNIKRLEHHNENIIPFGLLYWYKKRHHKL, encoded by the coding sequence ATGATAAATTTGAAATTATTACTGGTATTTATTCTAGCATACTTAATTGGATCCTTCCCGACGGGGGTAATCATTGGCAAACTATTTTTCCATGAAGACATCCGCAACTATGGCTCGGGAAACATCGGTACCACCAACTCATTTCGGGTTCTGGGACCACTTGCCGGCAGCTTTGTGCTCGTCGTTGATGTCCTTAAGGGGACACTTGCAACTTGCTTGCCGCGCCTCTTGCATCTAGGAGCACCTAAGTATGTCTTATTAATTTGTGGCGGGCTGGCTGTTTTAGGACATACCTTTTCAATTTTCCTTAAATTTAAAGGAGGCAAGGCGGTTGCGACTAGCGCCGGTGTCTTTTTAGGCTACAATCTCCAATTCTTTGGCGTTTGTGCGGTAATCTTCTTACCGTTAGTCTTTATTACATCGTATGTTAGCCTATCAAGCCTAATTTCGATTACCGCAATTTTTATCGCGACATTTTTCTTTCACGATATTTTCTTAACCGTAATCGCGGGCGTCATGCTCATTATTCTTTTTACAAGACATCGAGATAACATTAAGCGCCTTGAGCATCACAATGAGAATATTATTCCCTTTGGTCTGCTTTATTGGTATAAGAAACGCCACCACAAATTATAA
- the parE gene encoding DNA topoisomerase IV subunit B gives MAKTNKKTNSYDDSSIQILHGLEAVRKRPGMYIGSTDIHGLNQLVYEIVDNSVDEAMAGYGKEIDVTIHRDNSVTVRDFGRGMPTGMHKSGKPTIEVILTVLHAGGKFTEQNYKTSGGLHGVGSSVVNALSSYLKVRVVRGGKAYEEEFANGGHPVGTLKSLGKTKEKDGTTITFKPDETIFSTTKYKYETIQERIRESAFLLKGVRFILNDEREPEHHDDFKYDDGIKSFVSYLNEGKDTLNDVFYFEGKQDGMEVEFSGQYSDSYSENLVSFVNNVRTSDGGTHEVGARSGFTRAFNDYAKKQGLLGKKDKNIDGSDYREGLSAVLSVKIPEELLEFEGQTKGKLGTPQARSVVDTLVYEQMSYYLMENGELAQDLVKKAQRARDAREAAKKARNESRNGKKRRKKEVLSGKLTPAQSRNPKKNELFLVEGDSAGGSAKQGRDRRFQAILPLRGKVLNTQKAKLQDIFKNEEINTMIYTIGAGVGAEFKVEDSNYDKVIIMTDADDDGAHIQILLLTFFYRYMRPMIEQGKVYIALPPLYRLQKGRGKKARVKYSWTDEELATDEKNMGRGYALQRFKGLGEMNAEQLWQTTMNPESRMLIRVKIDDAALAERRVTTLMGDKVAARRKWIEQNVKFRMGENASILEEENE, from the coding sequence TTGGCTAAAACAAATAAAAAAACAAATTCTTACGATGACTCGTCAATTCAGATTCTTCACGGTTTAGAAGCGGTTCGTAAGCGGCCTGGGATGTATATTGGTTCAACTGATATACACGGCTTGAATCAATTGGTTTATGAAATTGTCGATAATTCAGTTGATGAGGCAATGGCCGGTTATGGTAAAGAAATTGACGTGACTATTCATCGGGATAATAGCGTAACTGTGCGTGATTTTGGTCGGGGGATGCCGACGGGGATGCACAAATCGGGGAAACCAACGATTGAAGTTATCTTGACCGTTTTGCATGCCGGTGGTAAATTTACCGAACAAAACTATAAGACATCAGGTGGTCTGCATGGTGTTGGGTCTTCAGTTGTCAACGCTCTGTCCAGTTATCTGAAAGTTAGAGTTGTGCGTGGCGGCAAAGCTTATGAGGAAGAATTTGCTAATGGTGGTCATCCAGTAGGAACTTTAAAGTCGCTGGGTAAAACCAAAGAAAAAGACGGCACAACCATTACTTTTAAGCCTGACGAAACTATCTTTTCAACTACTAAGTATAAATACGAGACAATTCAGGAACGGATTCGTGAGTCCGCCTTTTTGTTAAAGGGCGTGCGTTTTATCTTAAATGATGAACGTGAGCCGGAGCATCATGATGATTTTAAGTATGACGATGGGATTAAGTCCTTTGTGTCCTACTTGAATGAGGGCAAAGATACTCTGAACGATGTGTTTTATTTTGAAGGCAAACAGGACGGGATGGAAGTTGAGTTTAGCGGTCAATATAGTGACAGCTATTCAGAAAACTTGGTTTCATTTGTTAACAATGTCAGAACCTCTGATGGTGGTACTCATGAAGTTGGTGCCCGCAGCGGTTTCACTCGTGCCTTTAACGATTATGCCAAAAAACAAGGCTTGCTCGGTAAAAAAGATAAAAATATTGATGGCTCAGATTACCGTGAAGGTCTCAGTGCTGTTCTTTCAGTTAAAATTCCGGAAGAATTGCTTGAGTTTGAAGGTCAGACTAAGGGTAAACTAGGAACACCACAAGCTCGTTCGGTAGTTGATACGCTCGTTTACGAGCAGATGTCGTACTACTTAATGGAAAACGGTGAGTTAGCCCAAGACCTTGTTAAAAAGGCACAGCGAGCACGAGACGCCCGTGAAGCAGCTAAGAAAGCGCGTAACGAGAGCCGCAATGGTAAAAAACGCCGCAAGAAAGAAGTCTTGTCCGGTAAGTTAACCCCAGCGCAGTCACGTAATCCCAAAAAGAATGAGTTATTTTTGGTCGAGGGTGATTCTGCCGGTGGTTCTGCTAAACAAGGTCGCGACCGCAGATTTCAGGCAATTTTGCCGCTGCGGGGCAAGGTCTTAAACACCCAAAAGGCTAAATTACAAGACATTTTTAAAAATGAAGAAATTAACACCATGATTTATACCATTGGTGCTGGTGTTGGTGCCGAATTTAAGGTCGAAGACTCTAATTACGATAAAGTAATTATCATGACGGACGCTGATGATGATGGTGCGCATATTCAAATTTTGCTGCTGACATTTTTCTACCGGTACATGCGACCGATGATTGAGCAAGGCAAGGTCTATATTGCTCTGCCACCTCTTTATCGTCTGCAAAAGGGCCGCGGTAAAAAAGCACGGGTTAAGTATTCTTGGACTGATGAAGAGTTAGCAACTGATGAGAAGAATATGGGTCGCGGCTATGCTTTACAAAGATTTAAAGGTTTAGGTGAAATGAACGCCGAACAATTGTGGCAAACGACTATGAACCCAGAATCAAGAATGCTAATTCGGGTGAAAATTGATGATGCAGCCCTTGCTGAACGCCGAGTTACGACTTTGATGGGTGATAAGGTTGCTGCTAGACGGAAATGGATTGAACAGAACGTTAAATTTAGAATGGGCGAGAACGCGTCAATCTTAGAAGAAGAAAATGAGTAA
- a CDS encoding aldose 1-epimerase family protein, protein MNYIIKNTILQVVISSKGAELQSIKSQHSGYEYLWQADPNVWGRHAPVLFPIVGRLKNDEYTYQGKTYHMTQHGFARDMEFSVEQQTTESITFLLKDTQETRKIYPFKFELRVNYNLLNNLLEENFSVTNKSAGEMIFGIGGHPGFNIPTTNSISKEDYYFSTKPSVARVQIPLKGSYLDWDNRSLASTNSLITLSDHLFKNDALIFQMKGHDNKVSLKTETSAFHVNVWLRDAPFVGAWSQYPQTADYVCIEPWWGIADRSDTNGKLEDKYGMNHLAHDATFTAGFGMAFHDQN, encoded by the coding sequence ATGAACTACATTATCAAAAATACAATTTTACAAGTTGTTATTTCGAGCAAGGGTGCCGAATTGCAAAGCATTAAAAGTCAGCATAGTGGTTATGAATATCTCTGGCAGGCAGACCCCAATGTATGGGGTCGTCATGCGCCGGTATTGTTTCCAATTGTTGGTCGGCTTAAAAATGATGAGTACACTTATCAGGGTAAGACCTATCACATGACGCAACATGGCTTTGCTCGTGATATGGAATTTAGTGTCGAGCAACAGACCACTGAGAGCATTACCTTTTTGCTAAAAGATACTCAAGAAACAAGGAAGATTTATCCGTTTAAGTTTGAATTACGGGTCAATTATAATTTGTTGAATAATTTGCTTGAAGAAAATTTCAGTGTGACAAATAAGTCTGCTGGTGAAATGATTTTTGGTATTGGTGGTCATCCGGGATTTAATATTCCAACAACTAATTCGATTAGTAAGGAAGATTACTACTTTAGTACGAAGCCTTCGGTTGCTAGAGTGCAAATTCCATTAAAGGGTTCATATCTTGATTGGGATAATCGGTCTCTTGCTTCTACCAATAGCCTGATTACGTTAAGCGATCATTTATTTAAGAATGATGCTCTGATTTTTCAAATGAAAGGGCATGATAATAAAGTGTCCCTTAAAACGGAGACGAGTGCTTTTCACGTTAATGTTTGGCTGCGGGATGCACCATTTGTTGGTGCTTGGTCGCAGTATCCGCAAACAGCCGATTATGTATGTATCGAGCCGTGGTGGGGAATTGCTGACAGAAGTGATACTAATGGTAAGTTGGAAGACAAATATGGGATGAACCATTTAGCTCATGATGCTACTTTTACGGCTGGTTTTGGTATGGCTTTTCATGATCAAAATTAA